The sequence below is a genomic window from Streptomyces sp. NBC_00289.
AGGACGAGCACTGGACACTTCCCGCGTTCGAGGCCTACGAGAACGAGACGGACCCGGCCGGTGCCGCCGACGTCCTCGTACGTGCCGACGATCCGCGCCATCCGGCGTGGAACGGCTGATCGATCCCAAGCCTGCCGTCGCGCCGCGGATCGGGTGGCGGCCTCGCGGTCGTCCGGGTGCGCGGTCCGGGACGCACGGCGAGAATGTAGGGCGCCGGTACCAGCGGCGCGCCCCGCGTCGCGTCGGCCGCCCGGCACCGGGAGGTACACCATGACCACCGCCGGAGACATCATGCACCGTGGTGCCCAGTGGATCCCCGCCCACGAGACCCTGGACCGCGCCGCCCAGCTCATGCGCGAACTGAACGTCGGAGCCCTGCCCATCAGCGATCAGGACGAACGGCTCTGCGGCATCCTCACCGACCGTGACATCGTCGTCGGCTGCGTGGCCATGGGCCACGACCCGGCCCGCGTCACCGCGGGCGAGATGGCCAAAGGCACCCCGCGCTGGATCGAAGCGACCGCCGACGTCGGCGACGTGCTCCGCGAGATGCAGGAGCACCAGATCCGACGGCTCCCCGTCATCGAGAACAAGCGTCTGGTCGGCATGATCAGCGAGGCCGACCTCGCCCGACACCTGACGGAGGATCAGATCGCGTCCTGGGCCGAGAACGTCTACGCCATGAGCCCTGATCGCTCCTGACTTCCCCGCCCCACGGCCGTGCCCCTTGCTCCCTGCTCGCTGCCCCTGTCCCTCGTCCTGTCCCGGTCCCCGTCCTTCCGCCCGGGCGGGGTCCCGTCAGAGCCAGCCGTTGCGCCGGAAGCCGCGGTACAGCGCCAGGCAGGCGAGGGACATCACGCCCATGACCAGGCCGTAACCGAACCGCCAGTGGAGCTCCGGCATGTGCTCGAAGTTCATGCCGTACACCCCGCAGACCATGGTCGGAACGGCGATGACCGCCGCCCACGCCGTGATCTTCCGCATGTCCTCGTTCTGGGCGACCGTCACCTGTGCGAGGTGCGCCTGCAGGATCGAGTTCAGCAACTCGTCGAAGGCCGCGATCTGTTCCTTGGCCCGGTGCAGGTGGTCGGAGACGTCACGGAAGTAGGCCTGTATCTCCGGGCCGACCACCTGTATCGGACGGGTGGCGAGGTCCTCGAGCGGGCGGCCGAGCGGGACCACCGCCCGCTTCAGTTCCAGGAGCTCGCGCTTGAGCTGGTAAATGCGCCCGGGATCGGCCCGCGCGCCGTTCTCCGCGAACACGTCCGTCTCGACCTGGTCGATGTCCTCCTGCACGGAGTCGGTGACGTGCAGGTAGTCGTCGACCACATGATCGGCGATCGCGTGCAGCACCGCTGCCGGGCCCTTGGCGAGCTGCCGGGCGTCGGCCTCCAGCTCCTCGCGCAGCGGACCGAGGGATCCGTGCCGGCCGTGGCGCACCGTGATCACGAAGTCCGGGCCGACGAACACCATGATCTCCCCGGTGTCCACGACCTCGCTGGTCGCCGTGAGCTCCTCGTGCTCGATGTAGCAGACGGTCTTGAACACCGCGAACAGCGTTTCGCCGTAGCGCTCCAGCTTCGGCCGCTGATGGGCCTCGACCGCGTCCTCGACCGCCAGGGGGTGCAGTTCGAACAGCTCGGCGATGCCCGCGAACTCGTGGTCCGTCGGTTCGTGGAGGCCGAGCCACACGAAGCCGTCCCGATGCTTGCGCACCCGCTCCACCGCGTCGACCAGATCACTTCCCGCGGGGGTCCGGACGCCGTCCCGGTACGTCACGCAGTTCACCACGGAGGAGCCCAGCGGAGACCGGGCGGGGTGGCTCAGGTCGACGCGCGGGCGCCGCCGGGCCAGCCGTGCCACTCCGCGGAGGCCGCCGACCCTGCCGAGGCTCGTGACCTTCCGCAAATTCCCTGCCATGGACATCTGGATCTCCCCGCATGGATCTCCTCGCGCCGTGTTTCCGCGCCCTGGCGAGCAAGTCTGCCAGGTCGGCGCAGGGGCCGGGTGAGCCTGTGGGAACGGAATGTTCCGCTTTGTTCCCGGCTGTGGACAACGGGACTTGGCGCCGCACGCCGTAACCCCCGGACCGGCCGGTGACCGACATCTCGCCGTCTTCGAGCGTCGCCCCCTTCGGACAAGCCGCACAACTGGGATGATCGCGGCATGACGCGAACCGACCGGTACCTCCTCGACAACCGGCAGCCCGAGGCGAGCGAGCGTTTCGACGCCTTCGCCACCGTCTTCGACCCCACGACCT
It includes:
- a CDS encoding CBS domain-containing protein, giving the protein MTTAGDIMHRGAQWIPAHETLDRAAQLMRELNVGALPISDQDERLCGILTDRDIVVGCVAMGHDPARVTAGEMAKGTPRWIEATADVGDVLREMQEHQIRRLPVIENKRLVGMISEADLARHLTEDQIASWAENVYAMSPDRS
- a CDS encoding magnesium and cobalt transport protein CorA, which translates into the protein MSMAGNLRKVTSLGRVGGLRGVARLARRRPRVDLSHPARSPLGSSVVNCVTYRDGVRTPAGSDLVDAVERVRKHRDGFVWLGLHEPTDHEFAGIAELFELHPLAVEDAVEAHQRPKLERYGETLFAVFKTVCYIEHEELTATSEVVDTGEIMVFVGPDFVITVRHGRHGSLGPLREELEADARQLAKGPAAVLHAIADHVVDDYLHVTDSVQEDIDQVETDVFAENGARADPGRIYQLKRELLELKRAVVPLGRPLEDLATRPIQVVGPEIQAYFRDVSDHLHRAKEQIAAFDELLNSILQAHLAQVTVAQNEDMRKITAWAAVIAVPTMVCGVYGMNFEHMPELHWRFGYGLVMGVMSLACLALYRGFRRNGWL